The window CGCCGTCCGCTATGCGCGGGTTCAGGCCGATGCCCTGCGCCAATCGATCACGATCAGCGACGCCGATGTGCAAAAGGCCTATTCAGGCGCGGGCCAGCGGTTCGCCGCCAGCGAAAAGCGCAGTTTCGGACAGGTCATCGCCGCCGATCAGGCAACGGCACAGCGCATCGCAACCGCGGTCAAGGGCGGTCAGACGCTGGCCGCCGCCGCACAGGCTGCGGGGCTGGAGGCCAGCACGCTGACCGATCTGGATCGCGCCGCGCTGGTCGGGCAAAGCGCCGATGCGGTCGGCGCTGCCGCCTTTGGCGCGGCGGACAAGGCGCTGGTCGGCCCGGTGCAGTCGCCGCTTGGCTGGCACGTCCTGCGCGTTGAAAAGATAACCCGCGTGCCGGGCCAGACGCTGGCTCAGGCACGCGAGGCACTGGTCAAGGAACTGACCGACCAGCGGCTGGCCGACCGGCTGAACCAGATTCAGGACAAGGTGAATGACGGCATCACCGCCAATGGCACGTTCGACGAAATCGTCGCCGATGCCAAGCTGACCGCAGAGCGCACCGCGCCGCTGCTGGGCAATGGCGTCGATCCCGAAAAATCGGGTGAGGCGCCCGATCCCCTGTCGGCGGAACTCGCCAAGGCCGCTTTTGCGGTCAATCAGGGCGATGCGCCGCAGATCGTGCCGCTGGGTCAGGACGGGTCGTTCGCGCTGATCGTGCTGGACCGGGTGGTGGAAGCCGCGCCCCCGCCGCTGGCCCGGATTCAAGAGGCTGTGCGACGCGACTTCATCGTCGACCGTGCGCTGACCCGCGCGCGCCAGACGGCGGCGGCCATCGTCCGCAAGGTCGAAGGCGGCGCGACCCTGGCCGACGCCTTTGCCTCGGCCGGCGTCACCCTGCCCAAGCCGGAACCGGTCAGTGCATCGCGCCTGCAGCTGCTCGCCATCCAGCAGCAGAATCAGGGCCGCGTGCCTGCGCCCCTGTCGCTGATGTTCTCCATGGCCCCCAAAAAGGCCAAACTGACCCAGGAAGAGGCAAAGCGCGGTTATTACGTCGTCTATCTGGACGCGATCCAGCGCGGCGATGCCACTGGCAACCAGCAGCTGATCGAACGTCGCCGGGCAGAGCTGGCGCAGACATCGGGCGGCGAACTGGTTCAGCAATTTGCCCGCGCGGCCCAGGCAAAGGCCGGCGTCACCCGCAATCAGGCGACGATCGACCGCGTCACCAATGCGCTGCGTTCGGGCGGTTCGGCCGGAGCCGCTGCCCAGTGATCCACGGGCAGGCGGAAGCACGCGCGGCGCTGGCGGCCGGCCGCCCCGCCCTGTTGTGGCGGACGGCGGTGGCCGACACCGAAACGCCGGTTGGCGCGGCGCTCAAGCTGATCGAGCCGGGGCGCGGCGATTTCCTGCTGGAATCGGTTGAGGGCGGGGCCGTGCGCGGGCGGCACAGCCTGATCGGGCTGGCCCCCGATCTGGTGTTCCGCGCGTCCGGCAACGCGGCAGAGGTGAACCCCCATTGGACCACCGACCGCGCGGCATTCCGGCCCCATCCGTTGCCCACGCTCGATGCGCTGCGCGATCTCGTCGCCGCTTGCCGGATGGACGTGCCCGCTGCCCTGCCGCGCGCTCTGGCGTGCCTTGTCGGCTATTTCGCCTATGAAACGGTGGGTCTGGTGGAAAAACTGCCCCGGCCCGCGCCCAACCCGGTCGGCGTGCCGGACATGATCTTTGTCCGCCCCACCGTCATCCTGATCTTCGACCGGCTGGCCGACAGCCTGTTCCTGGTCGCACCCGTCTGGCCGGACAGCGACACCGATCCGGCCCGGACCATCGAACGTGCGGTGGAACGGATCGACGCGACCGCCGCCCGGCTGGCCAGCGCACCGCCGGCGCCGGAGCCGCGTGCTGCCGAACTGGACGCGGTGATTCAGCAACCGGTCCTGCCCGATGGCGCCTATCGGGCGATGGTGGCGCGGGCGAAGGACTATATCGTCGCGGGCGACATCTTTCAGGTGGTGCTGGCGCAGCGGTTCACCGCGCCCTTTCCGCTGCCGCCCATCGAACTCTATCGGTCGCTTCGGCGGATCAACCCCTCGCCGTTTCTCTATCACCTCGACCTGCCCGGCTTTGCGCTGATCGGGTCCAGCCCCGAGATCCTGGTGCGGGTGCGCGATGGCGAAGTCACGATCCGGCCCATCGCGGGAACGCGGCCGCGCGGCGCGACAGGGGCAGAGGATGCCGCCAATCGCAAGAGCCTGCTCGACGATCCAAAGGAACGCGCCGAACATCTGATGCTGCTGGACCTTGGTCGCAACGATGTCGGCCGGGTGGCGGCGGCGGGGACGGTCAAGGTTACCGACAGCTACATGGTCGAATTCTACAGCCATGTGATGCACATCGTGTCCAACGTCACCGGCCGGCTGTCGCCGGACCATGACGCGATCGACGCGCTGTTCGCCGGATTTCCGGCGGGCACCGTGTCCGGTGCGCCAAAGGTGCGGGCGTGCGAGATCATCGCCGAACTCGAACCGGAAACGCGCGGGCCCTATGCCGGCGGCGTCGGCTATTTCAGCCCGGACGGATCGATGGACAGCTGCATCGTGCTGCGCACTGCCCTGGTCAAGGATGGCGTGATGCACGTTCAGGCCGGCGCAGGCATCGTGGCGGACAGCGATCCCGCCTATGAACAGCGGGAGTGCGAGGCGAAATCCGGCGCGCTGTTCGCCGCTGCCCGCGACGCCATCGCCCGCGCGCAAGAGGCCGGGTTCGGACAATAGGCCGCGGCCTGCGCCTCAATCCTCCAGCTTTTCGCCCGCCTGTTCCGCCGCACGGCGCTGTGCTTCCTGATCGTCGCGCCACAGGCGGATGAAGCTGCTGTTGCATCCCGTTTGCCCGCCCGTGCCGACGGCGGAACAGCTGCCCGGCATCCCCACCCGGTTCACCTCGTTCACCAGATCGACCCGGCGGGACCAGCTGGCGCTGCTGCTTTCGTCGGGCGGATCGCGGAACGCCTTTGGAATGCGGTATCGTTCGCTTTCGTCCATGCGAGGACACACCACAATCTCGTCCGCCTCCGCCTTGGGGCAGGGATCGTCGCCATAGACCAGGACGCTGCGCACGCGGCGCGGCGGCTCGCCATCGGCGGCGGCCGGCTGGGGCGCGTCCTGCGCCATCGCCAGCACCATTGCCATCATGCTCAGGATCATCGCACACGCCTCCACGCCCGGCATCGGTTTGCGGTGCCACACCTGTCCACCGGATGAACGGACAGCATCGGGACGATTGCAAGCAACGATGGCGGCGCTATGGCAGAACCATGATCCTCGTCATCGACAATTATGACAGCTTCACCTGGAACCTGGTCCATTATCTGATGGAACTTGGCGCCCCGGTGCAGGTGGTGCGCAACGACGCGATGAGCGCCGCCGACGCGCTTGCCAGCAATGCCAGCGCCTTTCTGATCTCGCCCGGTCCGTGCACCCCGAACGAGGCGGGGATCAGCCTGGATCTTGTCGCCGCCTGCGCCTCGGCCGGAAAGCCGCTGCTGGGCGTGTGCCTGGGCCATCAGGCGATTGGCCAGCATTTCGGCGGACAGGTGGTGCGCGGCGGACTGATGCACGGCAAGACCAGCCCGGTGGTGCATGACGGCACCGGCCTGTTCACTGGCCTGCCCTCGCCCTTTACCGCCACGCGCTATCACTCGCTGATCGTTCAGGATATTCCGGACGATCTGGTCGTCAACGCTACCGCCACCGATGGCACCGTGATGGGCTTTCGCCACGCATCGCTGCCGATCCACGGCGTTCAGTTCCACCCGGAAAGCATCGCGACCGAACATGGCCATGCAATGCTGGCCAATTTCCTGTCGATTGCGGGGGTCGAGGCGGGGGAACGCGTGTGACGCTGCCCGATGCCCGCCAGCCCCTGTCCGCCGACGCGGCAGAGGACGCCTTTGCCGCAATCCTCGACGCCCGGGTTGACGAGGCGGCGATCGAGGGGTTCCTGACCGCGCTGGCTGATCGCGGGGAAACGCCGCTGGAAATCGCCATTGCCGCCCGTGCGATGCGGGCGCGCATGATCCGCGTCCGGGCGCCGGAAGGGGCAATCGACGTTTGCGGCACGGGCGGCGACGGGCATCACAGCCTGAATGTCTCCACCGCCGTCTCCATCGTCGTGGCCGCTGCCGGAGTGCCGGTGGCCAAGCACGGCAACCGCGCGGCCAGCAGCCGGTCGGGCGCGGCCGACACGCTCGAGGCGCTGGGCCTTGACCTGACGCGGGCGGCGGCGCGGGCGGAGGAAAGCCTGGCCGAACTGGGCATCGCATTCCTGTTCGCCGCCGATCACCACCCCGCGCTGCGGGCGCTGGCCCCGCTGCGCCGCCGGATGGGCCGGCGCACGATCTTCAACCTGCTCGGCCCGCTCGCCAATCCGGCCGGCGTGCGCGTGCAGATGATCGGCATTGCCCGCCCCGAACTGGTCCCCGTTTATGCCGAGGCGATGGCGATGCTGGATTATGACGAGGCGGCGGTGATCTGCGGGCTGGAGGGGCTGGACGAACTCAGCCCCGCCGGGCCAAGCGCAGTGGCCAGCATCGGCGATACCGGCCTGCCGACGGTGGTCACGCCCGATCTGGCCGGGCTGGCCCCGCGGTCGCTGGACGATCTGCGCGGCGGCGATGCGGCGCATAACGCCGATGCGCTGCGCCGCCTGTTGCTGGGCGAGCCCGGCGGCTATCGCGACGCGGTGATCCTGAACAGCGCGGCCGCGCTCGTCCTTGCCGGGCACAGCGACACGCTGATGGCCGGGGCAGAGGAAGCGGCGGAAACCATCGACAACGGGCTTGCCAACGCGCTGCTCGACTGCTGGATCGCATGGCCATGAGTACGATGCTGGCACAGATCCTTGAGGCAAAGGCAGACGAGGTTGCGGCGCGCAAGGCGCAGACGGGCGATGCCGACCTTGCCGCGCGCATTGCCGCCGCCGGGCCGCCGCGCGGGTTTCGCGCCGCGCTGGATAGCCGCGCGGCCACCGGATACGCTCTGATCGCAGAGATCAAGAAGGCCAGCCCGTCCAAGGGGCTGATCCGCGCGGATTTCGATCCGCCCGCCCATGCCCGCGCCTATGCCGCCGGCGGCGCAACCTGCCTGTCGGTGCTGACCGACGAACGGTGGTTTCAGGGGCATGACGCGTATCTGGTCGCCGCGCGTGCCGCCTGTCCCCTGCCCGCGATCCGCAAGGATTTCATGATCGACCCCTGGCAATGCGCCGAATCCCGCGCGCTGGGGGCGGACGCCATTCTGATCATCGTCGCCGCACTGGAAGATGCGCAAATGGCAGAGATCGAGGCAGCGGCCATGGAACTGGGCATGGACGTGCTGGTCGAGGTGCACGATGCCGACGAAATGGCCCGCGCGGCGCGGCTCCGTTCGCGGCTGATCGGGGTAAACAACCGCAATCTCAAGACGTTCGAGGTCAATTTTCAGAACACGTTCGATCTTGTCGCCCTGGCCCCGCCGGGCTGCACCTTTGTCGCGGAAAGCGGCATTGGCGGCCGGGCGGACTGCGATGCGCTGGCCGCGCATGACATCCGCTGCTTTCTGGTCGGCGAAAGCCTGATGCGCCAGCCGGATGTCGAGGCAGCGACGCGGGCGCTGGTCGGATGAGCCGCCTGACCCACCTGGATGCCGCAGGGGCCGCGCATATGGTGGATGTCGGCGGAAAGGCGGAAACGGCGCGTCAGGCGGTGGCAACCGGCCGCATCGCCATGTCTGCCGCGGCCGCAACCGCGATCCGCGACGGGACGGCGGCCAAGGGCGACGTGATCGCCACCGCGCGCATCGCCGGCATCATGGCGGCCAAGCGTACGCACGAGCTGATCCCGCTGTGCCACCCCCTGCCCCTGACCCGCATCGCGCTGGATGTGGTTCCGGACGACAGCGGCGTGACGGTGACGGCGACCGTCGGTCTGACCGGCCGGACGGGCGTGGAGATGGAGGCGATGACGGCGGTGTCGGTGGCGCTGCTCACCCTCTATGACATGGTAAAGTCGCTGGATAAGGGCATGGCTATTCAGGATATTCGCCTGCTGTCCAAGACCGGCGGCAAATCCGGGGATTGGCGCGCGGGCTGATTGGCAACGGGTCGGCTGCACCCTCCCCAACCCCGGCGCATCCTGAGCGCGTGGACGGATGCCGCGCGCCGCCTTACTCCCAGCTCCGGCGCTGCTTCACGCCATAGGTGATGCGGATGCGCACCCATTCGCCATATTTCGACTTGCCGCCCACGCGCGGCGGGCGGACGCGGAATTGCCAGGCGGCGGCCAGCACCGCCCGGCCCATGCGCGATCCGGGGCTTTCGCCGACCATCTCGCAATCCTCCACCCGATAATCGGGTACGGTGCGGCACATGATCATGCCCCATCCCGGTCCGGCGGCGCTGGACAGATAACCCGCCAGTTCGGAATCATACGGTTCGCGGTACCAGGCGGCGGCATAGAGCGGCTCGCCATTGGGGCCGCTGCCGTCGACGCGCGGGGTATCGCCGGGAAATCCGGTATCCGGCGGCCCCATGGTCGCGCGCGGCGCGGGCGGGCCTGCGCGGCCGGGGGGCGGGGCGCGCCCGATATCGGCCTGTGCCATCTGATCGCGCGACAATTCGATCCACGGGGCCTTGGGCGCAAAATTCTTGACGACCGGGGCTGGCTGGACGGACGGCGTGACGGGGCTGGGCGGCGGGCGGTCGTCGGGTTCGCGGGGCTGTTCGGTCGATGGCGGTGGCGGCGCGACCGCGGGGCGGGGCGCGCTGGCGGCGGCGGGGGGCTTTTCCGACACTTCAGCGGCGTCAAAGGTGCTGAGCGCCATGTCCACCGGTTCGCGCCGGACCAGCCGGGGCGCCAGCGTCATCAGCACCAGCACGATCAGCCCTTCGACCAGCAGCGCAAGCAGAAACGGGCCTCCCCGCCCGCGCAACCGTTCCCCGATCCGGGTTCGCCACGTCGGGCGTTCGATGGACTGTGAAACCACGCGAGAAACTTCCGGGGGGCGGCAGGGCTGACTGTCGGGTTAGGGTGCAGATGCGGCCAAGACAAGGCAGCGTGGCAGGCATGGTGCAGTTTCCCCGCTCGCCCTCTTTCCCCGCGCCGATGCCCGTGCCACATCCGGCCGATGGCACCTCCGCTCCTCCCGCTGGCCGATGCACAGGCCCGGCTGATCGGCATGGCCGTGCCGGTGGCGGCAGAGGCGCTGCCCATCGCCGGTTGCGCCGGACGCTGGGCCGCCGAACCGGTAACCGCGCTGCGCACGCAACCGGCCAGCGATCTGTCGGTGATGGACGGTTATGCCATCGCCCACGCCGCCCTGCCCGGGCCCTGGACGGTCATCGGGGAAAGCGCCGCCGGGCGGCCCCATGCCGGGCCGGTCGGGCCGGGACAGGCGGTGCGCATCTTTACCGGCGCAGTCATGCCGGCGGGCGCGGACTGTGTGCTGGTGCAGGAAGAGGCCGCGCGCGACGGCGACCGGCTGATCCTGACCGGAGCTGGCCCGGCCGCGCCCGGCCGCAACGTCCGGCATCGCGGGCTTGATTTCGCGGCCGGAACCGACCTGATCCGGGCGGGGGAGCGGATGACGCCGGCGCGGCTCGCCATGGCTGCGATGGCGGGGCATGGCACGCTGACGGTCCGCCGCCCGGTGCGGGTTGCCGTCGCGGCGACCGGCGATGAACTGTGCCCGCCCGGCACGCCGGTTGGCGATGGACAGATACCGGAAACGAACCGGCTGATGCTGGCTGCGATGCTGGCCGATCTGCCGGTCGAGCTGATCGACCTTGGCATCCTACCGGACGATCTGGACGCGCTTACCCGCGCTTTTGCCGACGTCGATACCGACCTGCTCGTCACCAGCGGCGGGGCGTCGGTGGGCGACCATGATCTGGTGCGACCCGCGCTGGCGGCGGCGGGATGGTCCATTGATTTCTGGCGGGTGGCACTGCGCCCCGGCAAGCCGGTGATGGCCGGGCGGCGCGGCGATGCGCTGGTCCTCGGCCTGCCCGGCAATCCGGTTTCGGTGTTCGCCACGACGATGTTATTCGTCCGACCCGCCATCGCCGCACTGGGCGGATCGGTCGACCCCCTGCCCCGGCTGACCCCCGCGATCCTGGCCGAACCCCTGCCCGCCAATGGCGAGCGCACGGATTTCCTGCGCGCGGCGATCCTGCCCGACGGGCGGGTCAGCGCGGCGGCGGTGCAGGACAGTTCGATGCTGTTGACGCTCGCGCGCGCCTCCTGCCTGATCCACCGACCCGCTCATGCCCCGGCGGCGGCTGTGGGCGATCCTGTGGATATCCTTGTGATCGCTTGACGCCATACGGAACAAAGCATATACGTTCCCAGTCTGTTCCGAAACGGAGGATTGGGGATGCTCACCAAAAAGCAGCATGAGTTGCTGTGCTTCATTGCCGAACGCCTGGGCGAAGACGGCATTTCCCCCTCGTTCGAGGAGATGAAGGAGGCGCTCGACCTCAAATCGAAATCTGGGGTGCACCGGCTGATCGAGGCGCTGGTGGAGCGCGGGTTCATTCGCCGCCTGCCCAATCGCGCCCGCGCGCTCGAAGTGCTGAAGATGCCGGAACGGGTCGATGCAAAGCGGGGCAAGGCTGCAAAACGCGGTGACGTGGCACCACTTTCGCCACCTTCCGCGACGCAGCGGATGCCGGAACCAGCCAACGACGTCATCGAAATCCCGCTCCATGGCCGCATTGCCGCCGGTGTGCCGATCGAGGCGATGGAGGGATCGCAGATGCTGCCGGTGCCCGCCGCGCTGCTCGGATCGGGCGAACATTATGCGCTGGAAGTGTCCGGGGATTCGATGGTCGAGGCGGGCATCCTCGACGGCGATTATGCCCTGATCCGCAAAACGGAATCGGCCCGCGATGGCGAAATCGTGGTCGCGCTGATCGACGGGCATGACGCAACGCTCAAATATTTCCGGCGCGAAGGCGCAATGGTCCGGCTGGACCCCGCCAATCGCAGCTATGATCCGCAACGCTACCGCCCTGATCAGGTGCAGGTGCAGGGCCGACTGTCGGGGCTGCTCCGCCGTTACTGACCAACTGGCATGGGCGGTGGTGCCACGGGGCGGACCGGCCGTGGCGGCATCACCGTCGGCGGGTTCAACCATGGGTGCGCCCCCGGCCCGCGCACGGTGCGAACCGTTCCGCTGGCCAGGGTGATGGCCACGCCGCCGGTCTCTGCCAGCGTCGCCCGGTCCAGGCGCAGCCAGCGCGGGACGCATCCGGCCGGCAACCGGCGGTCGGCAATGACGATATCGGCAACGGCACACGCATCGCGCATCGCGGTCCATTCGACGAAATGGGCACTGCGGGTGGCAAAGACCCGCCAGGTGCGGCCATCGGCATCCCGGACATCGGCCAGGCACAGGTCCGCGCTGCACCGCGCATCGGGCAGGGTGTCCAGCGACTGCGCCTCGCCATCCACCCCCGCAGCCTCGCCCAGCATCGACCGGGTATAGTCCCCCGCCCGGTCGCGCAGCAGCGCCAGCCCCTCCCCGGCCCGGATGGCGACATGGCGGCCATCGCCGGTGACCAGCAGGTCGGGCGGCGGCACGGACAGCGCGCCCAGCGCACCGATAACAATGGGCACCGCGCCCCATCGCCGCCATCGCGTCCGCCACAGGGCGATCCACAGCCCCCCGCCCAGCATCGCGGCAAACGCCCATCCCGGCATCGCGGGCAGCATCCGGACCGATCCGGGTGCGTCCGCCGTCCAATGGGCAATCGCCAGGATCAGGTCGATGGCCTGCCCCGTCACCCACCATAGCGGCGCGCCCAGCCCCACCGCATCCAGCAGCAGCGCCGCCGCCTCGGCCGGCATGATGATAAACGTGGTCAGCGGGATGGCGACAAGATTGGCAATCGCGCCGTACACGCCGGACTTGTGGAAATGGAACAGCGCAATCGGCGTCAACACCGCCTCCACCACCAACCCCGTCAGCAGCAGCGAGGCAAGCGCCCGGCCCAGCCGGGCAAGCCGCCCCTCGTCCCGCCGTTCGAACCAGCCCTGCACCACCGGATGGCTGTGCAGCGCGATGATCGCGGTAACGGCGGCAAAGCTGAGCTGGAAACTGGGGCCGGCCAGGCTTTCCGGCCACAGCAGCAGGACGACGAACGCACCCGTGGCGACCAGCCGCAGCGTAATCGCCTCCCGCCCCAGCAGCATCGCGGCAAGGATCAGCAGCCCGGCGATGCACGACCGAACCGTCGGCACCTCT of the Sphingomonas sp. BGYR3 genome contains:
- a CDS encoding ComEC/Rec2 family competence protein, producing the protein MAIRPRQIRAAIGAAFDWLERRLEAERGQLPLWIPVALGLGIAAWFLLPGPAAWLAAAAGGGAVALIGMGIGIGRRAGAALFGLGLLVAIGIAFAWVRAERVAHPVLERPVTTSFVARIERVEPLPARDLVRLRLAPVDAVGLPTLVRVNVRAVDVPPGAGTGAEIRLRARLMPPASPALPGAYDYARAAWFDGIGATGRALGLVEVIHAAQGSGAGVRNQLSAHIQSRIGGGAGAIAATLATGDRGGIDDADAEAMRRSGLAHLLSISGLHVTAVVGAAILAAMRILALFPALALRVRVPLIAAGFGAAAALGYTWLAGAEVPTVRSCIAGLLILAAMLLGREAITLRLVATGAFVVLLLWPESLAGPSFQLSFAAVTAIIALHSHPVVQGWFERRDEGRLARLGRALASLLLTGLVVEAVLTPIALFHFHKSGVYGAIANLVAIPLTTFIIMPAEAAALLLDAVGLGAPLWWVTGQAIDLILAIAHWTADAPGSVRMLPAMPGWAFAAMLGGGLWIALWRTRWRRWGAVPIVIGALGALSVPPPDLLVTGDGRHVAIRAGEGLALLRDRAGDYTRSMLGEAAGVDGEAQSLDTLPDARCSADLCLADVRDADGRTWRVFATRSAHFVEWTAMRDACAVADIVIADRRLPAGCVPRWLRLDRATLAETGGVAITLASGTVRTVRGPGAHPWLNPPTVMPPRPVRPVAPPPMPVGQ
- a CDS encoding molybdopterin molybdotransferase MoeA, which encodes MAPPLLPLADAQARLIGMAVPVAAEALPIAGCAGRWAAEPVTALRTQPASDLSVMDGYAIAHAALPGPWTVIGESAAGRPHAGPVGPGQAVRIFTGAVMPAGADCVLVQEEAARDGDRLILTGAGPAAPGRNVRHRGLDFAAGTDLIRAGERMTPARLAMAAMAGHGTLTVRRPVRVAVAATGDELCPPGTPVGDGQIPETNRLMLAAMLADLPVELIDLGILPDDLDALTRAFADVDTDLLVTSGGASVGDHDLVRPALAAAGWSIDFWRVALRPGKPVMAGRRGDALVLGLPGNPVSVFATTMLFVRPAIAALGGSVDPLPRLTPAILAEPLPANGERTDFLRAAILPDGRVSAAAVQDSSMLLTLARASCLIHRPAHAPAAAVGDPVDILVIA
- the moaC gene encoding cyclic pyranopterin monophosphate synthase MoaC, with the translated sequence MSRLTHLDAAGAAHMVDVGGKAETARQAVATGRIAMSAAAATAIRDGTAAKGDVIATARIAGIMAAKRTHELIPLCHPLPLTRIALDVVPDDSGVTVTATVGLTGRTGVEMEAMTAVSVALLTLYDMVKSLDKGMAIQDIRLLSKTGGKSGDWRAG
- the trpC gene encoding indole-3-glycerol phosphate synthase TrpC, giving the protein MSTMLAQILEAKADEVAARKAQTGDADLAARIAAAGPPRGFRAALDSRAATGYALIAEIKKASPSKGLIRADFDPPAHARAYAAGGATCLSVLTDERWFQGHDAYLVAARAACPLPAIRKDFMIDPWQCAESRALGADAILIIVAALEDAQMAEIEAAAMELGMDVLVEVHDADEMARAARLRSRLIGVNNRNLKTFEVNFQNTFDLVALAPPGCTFVAESGIGGRADCDALAAHDIRCFLVGESLMRQPDVEAATRALVG
- a CDS encoding chorismate-binding protein, producing the protein MIHGQAEARAALAAGRPALLWRTAVADTETPVGAALKLIEPGRGDFLLESVEGGAVRGRHSLIGLAPDLVFRASGNAAEVNPHWTTDRAAFRPHPLPTLDALRDLVAACRMDVPAALPRALACLVGYFAYETVGLVEKLPRPAPNPVGVPDMIFVRPTVILIFDRLADSLFLVAPVWPDSDTDPARTIERAVERIDATAARLASAPPAPEPRAAELDAVIQQPVLPDGAYRAMVARAKDYIVAGDIFQVVLAQRFTAPFPLPPIELYRSLRRINPSPFLYHLDLPGFALIGSSPEILVRVRDGEVTIRPIAGTRPRGATGAEDAANRKSLLDDPKERAEHLMLLDLGRNDVGRVAAAGTVKVTDSYMVEFYSHVMHIVSNVTGRLSPDHDAIDALFAGFPAGTVSGAPKVRACEIIAELEPETRGPYAGGVGYFSPDGSMDSCIVLRTALVKDGVMHVQAGAGIVADSDPAYEQRECEAKSGALFAAARDAIARAQEAGFGQ
- a CDS encoding peptidylprolyl isomerase, with amino-acid sequence MLSGLRRLINSVWGKLFALVFLVVIGLAFALADIGNVRTGGAATGDAVASIDGTRITDTDLQKAVRNALTQARMSNPTLDMDRLIQAGGVKDIVDGLIANAALAALGKDLGMHVGEKAIDGEIASAPVFRGLDGKFDQAALDRFLSDRGITLDELRRDIGNGIMRDWLTGPTVGATQIPNKVALPYASQVLEQRRGQAGFVPIQAFGMGAPPTDAELLAFFGRNRARYTIPERRAVRYARVQADALRQSITISDADVQKAYSGAGQRFAASEKRSFGQVIAADQATAQRIATAVKGGQTLAAAAQAAGLEASTLTDLDRAALVGQSADAVGAAAFGAADKALVGPVQSPLGWHVLRVEKITRVPGQTLAQAREALVKELTDQRLADRLNQIQDKVNDGITANGTFDEIVADAKLTAERTAPLLGNGVDPEKSGEAPDPLSAELAKAAFAVNQGDAPQIVPLGQDGSFALIVLDRVVEAAPPPLARIQEAVRRDFIVDRALTRARQTAAAIVRKVEGGATLADAFASAGVTLPKPEPVSASRLQLLAIQQQNQGRVPAPLSLMFSMAPKKAKLTQEEAKRGYYVVYLDAIQRGDATGNQQLIERRRAELAQTSGGELVQQFARAAQAKAGVTRNQATIDRVTNALRSGGSAGAAAQ
- the trpD gene encoding anthranilate phosphoribosyltransferase; the encoded protein is MTLPDARQPLSADAAEDAFAAILDARVDEAAIEGFLTALADRGETPLEIAIAARAMRARMIRVRAPEGAIDVCGTGGDGHHSLNVSTAVSIVVAAAGVPVAKHGNRAASSRSGAADTLEALGLDLTRAAARAEESLAELGIAFLFAADHHPALRALAPLRRRMGRRTIFNLLGPLANPAGVRVQMIGIARPELVPVYAEAMAMLDYDEAAVICGLEGLDELSPAGPSAVASIGDTGLPTVVTPDLAGLAPRSLDDLRGGDAAHNADALRRLLLGEPGGYRDAVILNSAAALVLAGHSDTLMAGAEEAAETIDNGLANALLDCWIAWP
- a CDS encoding aminodeoxychorismate/anthranilate synthase component II → MILVIDNYDSFTWNLVHYLMELGAPVQVVRNDAMSAADALASNASAFLISPGPCTPNEAGISLDLVAACASAGKPLLGVCLGHQAIGQHFGGQVVRGGLMHGKTSPVVHDGTGLFTGLPSPFTATRYHSLIVQDIPDDLVVNATATDGTVMGFRHASLPIHGVQFHPESIATEHGHAMLANFLSIAGVEAGERV
- the lexA gene encoding transcriptional repressor LexA, with translation MLTKKQHELLCFIAERLGEDGISPSFEEMKEALDLKSKSGVHRLIEALVERGFIRRLPNRARALEVLKMPERVDAKRGKAAKRGDVAPLSPPSATQRMPEPANDVIEIPLHGRIAAGVPIEAMEGSQMLPVPAALLGSGEHYALEVSGDSMVEAGILDGDYALIRKTESARDGEIVVALIDGHDATLKYFRREGAMVRLDPANRSYDPQRYRPDQVQVQGRLSGLLRRY